GGCCCGCGGCTTGGGGATCCTGGCTTTCCTAATGATCCCCCTGGCGGCTGGGCTGGTGGTGCTGCGCCAGGACATTGTCTCTCTGGCCTTTCAAAGGGGTGCCTTTGACGCTACCGATACTGCTATGACTGCCTTTGCTCTCCTTTTTTACAGTCTCGGGCTACCCTTTATCCTTTTCCGCGACTACTTGGCCCGAGCTTGCTACGCTCTCCAAGATGCAGTAACCCCCATGTGGACCGGCCTCCTAACCGTAGGTATGAATATTGTCTTCAACCTCATCCTGGTCCGCTATCTTGCCCACGGTGGCCTGGCTCTGGCTACCTCGTTGGCCAACTTATGCGGAGCGGCAGCGGTACTCATCATCCTTCGGGCTCGCCTGGGTGGCATCGGTGGCGCCAAGCTGGCTGGCAGCTTGGCTCGCATCCTGGTGGCGGCGGCAGCCATGGCGGGCGTGGTCTGGGGACTGGATGCTGGGGGATTACATGGTACCGGGTGGCCCTTGCTGGCCCCGCTTCTTACTAGTGCGCCTGGCGCCGGAGGAGTGGCCGTTTTTGCTACGGTCCTGATAAGACTTCTGCTGCTGGTTCTGGTTGGAGGAGTAGTTTACTCTGTCGCGGCCTACTTTTTGCGTTCACCTGAAATGGACTACTGCCTCGAACTCTTATGGCAGGCCCTGGATCGGATAATCCCGCCCAAGACCCAGGAGCGTTTACCGCGAGGACTTAAGATGCGGCTTAAGGCTGCCGTACTAAGGGAGAAGTGATGTTGAATCCCCTCGTTGCCAAAGCCGGGATGCCTATGGTAGCTAGACACATGACGCGGCGGTACGGACTAGGCGGGATTAAGCATACAAAAGGAGTACCCTCTATGGTGCCATATTCTACAACAATACGAGAACTCATACCGAAATGCCTGTCGCTGCTAGGCAGGTTTGCCGCGAGCAAGGAAGCCTCGCATCAAATCGGTAACATGGCTCTCCTGCCATACCGCCTTGCCGTGGCCAATACCTT
Above is a window of Clostridia bacterium DNA encoding:
- the murJ gene encoding murein biosynthesis integral membrane protein MurJ, giving the protein LLVMVVFMGLSGWAGALLNSHQRFAANAAIGLPYNLIMISAIILAGRHWGIAGVAWATVLATASQFLIQVPSIWQLRLPYRPAANFRHPGVIKMLSLAGPVLIGVGASQLNTIVDRMLASGLMVGSISALNYALRLMGLPQGLLGTPIVTVLYPRLAEKGTAGDYEGFRDLLARGLGILAFLMIPLAAGLVVLRQDIVSLAFQRGAFDATDTAMTAFALLFYSLGLPFILFRDYLARACYALQDAVTPMWTGLLTVGMNIVFNLILVRYLAHGGLALATSLANLCGAAAVLIILRARLGGIGGAKLAGSLARILVAAAAMAGVVWGLDAGGLHGTGWPLLAPLLTSAPGAGGVAVFATVLIRLLLLVLVGGVVYSVAAYFLRSPEMDYCLELLWQALDRIIPPKTQERLPRGLKMRLKAAVLREK